One Roseomonas gilardii subsp. gilardii genomic region harbors:
- a CDS encoding ABC transporter permease, producing the protein MNPTLLPSRWLALLALAWLVLVGAAPLLRLLSEATGPALALLPADAAVWRATWRTLMVAAGACLLACLLGMALVSLLLLRAPPGRRVLLFLCILPALVPPQVLALAFSQAAGPSSPLLLALGIAPPLGTPNPLYGPGGMIALLGLQGAPLVLLAMAAVLRRVPGENLAAARGLGASRAEALRHVVWPLLLPGLLAGAGLAWIAALGNFGVAALLGIPARWITLPILIWQRLSGAGTGALGQSAALSLLLAALAAPGLLAQRMAIRASSLPSGKPFEPLPAGHGARLSVALLWLGLVLVLLVPLLSLLAASLVPAFGVPISAGTATLRHWAAAFAPGSQTMAALGNSLLLSALAALILALAALPVAISLRGRAVRVGAIGADLSYALPGACTGVAALLLVLSTPFGGWAYGTLALILFAYLARFQAMALRPAAAAAARLDPLLDFAARGMGAGLWSRLRSVHLPPLTPGLAAGGILVALQAVNEVTISTLLHGPGTQTLGVLVFNLQDGGDGPQAAAVSLVALLLVAGLMALASLFARRLPDGTLPWRP; encoded by the coding sequence TTGAACCCAACCCTGCTGCCTTCCCGCTGGCTGGCGCTCCTCGCGCTGGCCTGGCTGGTCCTGGTTGGCGCGGCGCCGCTGCTGCGGCTCCTGAGCGAGGCGACCGGCCCAGCCCTCGCCCTGCTGCCTGCCGATGCGGCCGTCTGGCGTGCCACATGGCGCACGCTGATGGTGGCCGCCGGCGCCTGCCTGCTGGCATGCCTGCTCGGCATGGCGCTGGTCTCGCTGCTCCTGCTGCGCGCCCCGCCCGGGCGGCGGGTCCTGCTCTTCCTCTGCATCCTGCCGGCCCTGGTGCCGCCGCAGGTCCTCGCTTTGGCCTTCTCGCAGGCGGCGGGACCGTCCTCGCCACTGCTTCTCGCCCTGGGCATCGCCCCGCCGCTGGGCACGCCGAACCCGCTCTATGGCCCTGGCGGCATGATCGCGCTGCTCGGCCTGCAAGGGGCGCCGCTGGTGCTGCTGGCCATGGCGGCGGTGCTGCGGCGCGTGCCGGGGGAGAACCTGGCCGCCGCGCGCGGCCTCGGCGCCAGCCGGGCGGAGGCGCTGCGCCACGTCGTCTGGCCGCTGCTCCTGCCCGGCCTGCTGGCCGGGGCGGGGCTCGCCTGGATCGCGGCGCTGGGCAATTTCGGCGTGGCCGCCCTACTGGGCATCCCAGCGCGCTGGATCACCCTGCCGATCCTGATCTGGCAGCGGCTGTCCGGCGCCGGCACCGGCGCGCTGGGGCAGTCGGCGGCGCTGTCGCTGCTGCTCGCCGCGCTGGCCGCGCCGGGCCTGCTGGCGCAGCGGATGGCGATCCGGGCCTCGTCCCTGCCATCCGGCAAGCCTTTCGAGCCCCTGCCGGCCGGGCATGGGGCGCGCCTGAGTGTGGCCCTGCTCTGGCTGGGCCTCGTCCTGGTCCTGCTGGTACCGTTGCTGTCGCTGCTCGCGGCTTCGCTGGTACCGGCCTTCGGCGTGCCGATCTCCGCCGGCACGGCCACGCTGCGACACTGGGCCGCGGCCTTCGCGCCGGGGTCACAGACCATGGCGGCGCTGGGCAATTCCCTGCTGCTTTCCGCCCTGGCGGCGCTGATCCTGGCCCTGGCCGCGCTGCCGGTGGCGATCTCGCTGCGTGGCCGGGCGGTCCGTGTCGGGGCGATCGGGGCCGATCTCTCCTATGCCCTGCCGGGGGCCTGCACCGGTGTCGCGGCGCTGCTGCTGGTCCTGTCCACCCCCTTCGGCGGCTGGGCCTATGGCACGCTGGCACTGATCCTTTTCGCCTATCTGGCGCGGTTCCAGGCCATGGCCCTGCGTCCCGCCGCCGCGGCCGCCGCGCGGCTCGACCCGCTGCTGGATTTCGCGGCGCGCGGCATGGGGGCGGGGCTCTGGTCCCGCCTGCGCTCCGTCCACCTGCCGCCCCTGACGCCGGGGCTGGCCGCGGGGGGCATCCTGGTGGCACTCCAGGCGGTGAACGAAGTGACGATCTCCACCCTGCTGCACGGCCCGGGCACGCAGACCCTGGGCGTGCTGGTCTTCAACCTCCAGGATGGGGGCGATGGGCCGCAGGCGGCGGCGGTGTCGCTGGTGGCGCTGCTTCTGGTGGCCGGGTTGATGGCCCTGGCCAGCCTCTTCGCTCGGCGGTTGCCGGATGGCACCTTGCCGTGGCGGCCATGA
- a CDS encoding GNAT family N-acetyltransferase: MSERLERLLHDPASAVLVAADYGPLAGVITLHWYATLRASRLVAQISTLCVAEADRRRGIGRLLLKAGAQAARQAGCDRLEATPPVHAMAGLAFLRDNGFAEDGPALSRGLRKRQDQGGSP; this comes from the coding sequence ATGTCGGAACGACTGGAACGCCTTCTGCACGACCCCGCCAGCGCCGTTCTGGTCGCCGCCGATTATGGTCCCCTGGCCGGCGTCATCACCCTGCACTGGTATGCCACCCTGCGGGCCAGCAGACTCGTCGCGCAGATCTCCACCCTTTGCGTCGCGGAGGCGGATCGGCGGCGCGGCATCGGCCGCCTTCTGCTCAAGGCTGGTGCCCAGGCGGCGAGACAGGCCGGCTGCGACCGGCTGGAAGCCACGCCGCCGGTCCATGCCATGGCTGGCCTGGCCTTCCTGCGCGACAACGGCTTCGCTGAGGACGGCCCGGCCCTGTCGCGCGGCCTGCGCAAACGGCAGGATCAGGGTGGATCGCCGTAG